CCCTGATGAGCAAGGTGAAGATCAAGGAATTTCTGGAAAAGAAAGAGGAAGAATCGGAAAGGGAAAGTTATATCCATCTCTTCAACAAGTACCTCACGACGATCTTGATAAGTAACAACCTCGTCAACCTTTTCGCTTCGTCCATCTCCACACTGATCTTTCTGAATCTTCTCAGAGGAGTGAGCGAAGAGCTTGTGGCGGTGGTTTCCACCCTCTTTATCACCACCGTTCTTCTCATATTCGGAGAGATCACCCCAAAAGTTATGGCAAGGGCTGAGCCAGACCGCATCTTCCAGAGATCGATAGGTGTGGTCAGATTTCTCACCAGAGTTTTCGATCCCGTCGGAAGGCTTTTGGTGAAGATATCCGACGGTATCATCGCTTTGAGGCATGGGAAGAAGATATCCGAAGATCTGTTCATCACCGAGGAAGACATCGTCTCCATCGTTCAGGTTGGGGGCGAGATGGGAGTCATAGAGCAGGAAGAGGAAAGAATAGTGAAACGTGCCTTCGAAATGAAACAGATAGCCGTCAAGGAGATAATGACACCCCGCGTTGACATCGTGGCAATAGAGGAGAACCAGACGGTGAGGGATCTCATTGAACTGATAGAAGATGAAGGCTATTCCAGGATTCCTGTCTACAGGGAGACCATAGACAACATCGTGGGGGTCTGTTACGCTAAAGATGTCCTTTCAATTCTGGCAGAGAAGGATTGTGAAGAGGTAAAGAACATGAAGGTGAAGGACATAATGAGAGACGCCCTCTACGTGCCGGAGACCATGAACATAGATGAACTCCTGAAAATCCTCAAGTCGAGAAAGATCCATATAGCCATAGTTGTGGACGAGTACGGTGGAACGGCCGGGATCGTGACCCTCGAAGATATAATAGAGGAACTCTTCGGTGATATCATGGACGAATACGACTACGACGAAGTGTCCGGTATAAAGAAAATCGGAGAGAAGACTTACATCGTCGATGGTAGTACACCTATAAACGATCTGGAGATAGAGTTAAGAATTCAGTTTCCGCAGACAGAGTACGAAACGATAGCAGGATACCTTCTGGAACACTTCAAAAGAATACCGAACGTTGGTGAGGAGGCTGTCATCGGTAACCTGTACTTCAAAGTGCTGGCAGTCGGTAAAAACAGGATAGAGAAGATCATGATAAAAGTTCTGGAGGGGGGAGGAGATGAGACCGGAGAAACTGGTGGAAATGGCTCTGGAGGTTCGGGAAAAGGCGTACGCTAGATACTCTGGATTCAGAGTAGGGGCTGCTCTTCTCACAAAGAGTGGAAGGGTGTTCACGGGAGTGAATGTGGAGAACTCTTCATACGGCCTCACCGTGTGTGCAGAAAGGGTAGCCGTGTTTAAAGCGGTTTCTGAAGGTGAAAGAGAGTTTGTCGCGATCGCGATAGCTTCGGATTCTCTTGAAAAAACTGTGCCCTGTGGTGCCTGCAGGCAGGTGCTCTACGAATTCTCCGAGGACATGGATGTGATCATGGCGGATAGAAACGGAGATTACGAGGTGGTGAAGTTGAAAGATCTTCTGCCAAGAGGCTTCAGACTGGGAGGTGAAGAACATTAAATCGGGTTTTGTTGCGCTGGCCGGAAAGCCGAACGTTGGAAAATCCACCTTCATAAACACTGTTTTGGGTAGAAAGGTTGTGATCGTCTCCGATAAACCCCAGACCACCAGAAACAGGATAAACTGCATCTACACCGACAAAGACGCACAGATCATATTTGTGGACACTCCGGGTATACACAAACCACTTCATCGCCTGGGAGAATACATGGTGAAGGCTGCCGTTCAGGCTCTAAAGGGAGTGGATATCGTCCTCTTCATTCTGGATGCCGCCGATGGTTTCACCGAAACAGATGAACAGGTCGCAAAGATCGTGAACGAATCCAGGACAAAAACCATCATCGCCGTGAACAAGATAGATGTAGCAGGAGAGGAAAAGGCAAAGTCGGTAGGAGAACTTGCAAAAGGTATGGTCGAAAACGCTATTTCCGTTCATTACATATCCGCTCTGAAGGGTATAGGTGTTTTCGAGTTGCTTGATAAGATAAAGGAAGAACTTCCAGAAGGACCACAGTACTACCCTGAGGACATGATCACGGATCGTCCGCTCTCTTTCATGGCGGCTGAAATCATAAGAGAAAAGATCTTCCATCTGACTCGTCAGGAAGTTCCGCATTCCACCGCCGTCGTCATCGAGGAGATAAAGGACAGACCGAACGGTGTCCTTTACATACGGGCCAACATATACGTAGAACGTGATTCACAGAAGGGAATATTGATAGGAAAAAGCGGCAGCATGATAAAGAAGATAGGAACCCTTGCACGTGAAGAGATAGAGTTCCTTGTTGGAAGGAAGGTGTTTCTCGATCTCAACGTCAAGGTGAAAGAAAAGTGGAGGGAAAAGGACTTCATAATCCTTCAGGAAATCGGTCTGAAACACGACATAAAATGAGGTGATGTTCGATGAAGTGTCCAGGATGTGGTGCCAGCATACAGTTCGAGGATCCGAAAAAACCAGGGTACATCCCAAGGGAAGCCTTTGAAAAAAGACTGGAGGAAGGGAAAGAAATCCTGTGTCAACGGTGCTTTCGTATAAAGCACTATGGAAAACTGGAACCCATAGAGTACGACTGGGATTTCAGGAATCAGTTGAAATCCTACCTCGGTGGTTTTGAGGTGGTTCTGTGGGTGATCGACATCTTCGACTTTGAGGGCACGTACAGAGAAGACATAGCGAACCTGCTGAAAGGAAAGGACGTTGTGTATGTGATCAACAAGCTCGACCTTCTTCCCAGGGCAGTTACTGTCAGGGAAGTGAAAGAATGGGTGAAAAGGAGAATAAAAGCAAAAGATCCCGAAAAGATAAGAATAGTGAGTGCCGAGAAAAACCACGGTCTGAAGTCCCTAGTGAAACTGCTTGCACGATTGACCGACAAGGCACTGGTGATAGGAGTGACGAACGTTGGGAAATCCTCCCTTTTAAACAAGATATGTACTCACGAGAACACCATCAGTCCGTTTCCAGGAACGACTCTTGGAATACTGAGAAGGAAGGTAAAAGGTGAGAATCTCTACCTTTACGACACCCCCGGTATCATGACGAAAGACAGAGTCCTCGATCTTCTGGATCCGGAATGTCAAAAGGCGATCCTGCCGAGGGAAGAACTCTCCAGAAAAACCTTCAAACCAGAGAGGAACAGAACGATCTTCATGGGAGGATTGTGTCGCTTTGACATAGACTACGAAACGGAGAAAAGCCCCATATTCCTACTCTTTTCCTCCAGAGAGGTTACCTTTCATGAGACAAGGAGAGAAAGAGCAGACGAGTTGATGAGGAACAGACTGGGAGATCTTCTAAAACCACCCTGTTCGAAAGCGAGGTACGAAGATTTCACGTGGAAAAAGGAGAAGTTCATTCTGAACAAAGGAGAAGAACTGGCAGTGGCGGGCCTGGGATGGATGAGTGTCAGAAGAGGACCGTTGACGGTCGAAGTTACCATCCCGGAAAATGTAAAACTCGTTATAAGAGAAGCCCTGGTGAACCCCAACCGCTAGGCAACGGGAATGCCTCTTCTCTTTGCCAGATCCTCCAGTATTTTTCTTTCTTCTCTAGAAAGGTTCTTTGGAATTTCAACATGTACATTCACAAGGAGGTCGCCCCTTCTACCGTACTCACCCGGCAGTCCTTTCCCTTTCAGACGGAATACCGTCTCGGGCTGTGTGCCAGGTGGTATCTTCAGCATGGTTGTACCACCTTCGGGGAGAGGAATCTCGACGGTTGTTCCCAGTATCGCCTGGAGGTAATCTATCGTGATGTCGTATATCAGATCTCTTCCAGATCTCCTGAACTTGCTATCTGATTTCACTCGAACGGTGATTATCAGATCACCGTAGGGACCACCGTAATAACCCGCGTTACCACCACCGGATATCCTCAAATGCCCGCCGTCTTCGATGTTTGGGGGTATTTTTATCGTTCTTCGCACTCTTCTGAGAACTCTTCCACTTCCTCCGCACTCATGACACAATTCTCGAGGGACTCTTCCCGTTCCGCCGCATTCGTCACAGGTTCTTTCACTGACGAAATATCCAAAGAACGACCTTTTTTCTTCTCTGATCCTTCCCGTTCCACCACAGCGTGGACAGCCGATGTATCCTGAATCTGGCTCTACACCGGTTCCTCCACATCTTAAACACGTTTCGTACCTTTCGTATTCGATGGGAATCTCCGTACCGTTGATCAGGTCGGAAAGGTTCACTTCTATGGTGTAGCGTATGTCTTCTCCTCTGCGGGCGTATTTTCTTCTCTCTCTTCGTCCAGATTCCTCACCGAAGAACACGTCGAATATATCCCTGTTGAAGATATTTTCGAACTCTCTGAAAACGTCTTCGAAGAAGCTGCTACCAGTTTCTGCTTCTTGATAGACGGGTTGTTCCCCGACGTATCCAAAACGATCGTACATGGCCCTCTTCTGAGGATCGCTGAGGACCTCGTAGGCTTCCTGAATCTCTTTGAAGCGCTGCTCGGCTTCTTTTCTGTTTTCTGGATGTCTATCTGGATGCCACTCTTTTACCAGCTTTTTGTACGCTTTTCTTATCTCCTCCTGCGTGGCGTTCCTCGGAACACCGAGGATCTCGTAATAATCCTTTTTTTCTCTTTTCATGGAGAATCACTCCTTTTTATCGGGAGGTTCTTCATCTTTCTTTCTCGGTTTCACGGCCACTTTCACCTTCGCTGGCTTCAATACCTTCCCGTGGAATTTGTAACCACTTTCCAGTACTTCGAGGATAGTGTATTCCTCCACATCGTCCGTTTCAACTCTCTCAACTGCCTCATGTTCGAACGGATCAAAAGTTTCTCCCACCTGGATCTTAGAGAGGCCTTCCTTTTCCAGTGTATTCAGAAGCTTTTTGTATATCAACTTCACACCATCGTAGAAGGATTTCTCATGATCCTTCTGATTCAACGCTCTTTCGAAGTCATCGAGTATGGGAATCAGTTTTGAGATGAGGTATTCGTTTGCGTTCTTTATGAGTTCTCTCTTTTCCCGGGCGACTTCCTCACGGTAATTTTCGTATTCGGCCTTGAGTCTTTTGGCGTATTCTTCGAGTTCCCTGTATTTTTCTTTCAATTCCTCACATTCCTGAGAGAGATCCTTCTTTTCTTTTTCAGACATTCTATCACCTCCTGGCAGCCGATGTGAAGTACTCCGAAAGTCTGTTGAGTACGTAGTTGAAAACCCTGTGGTTTCTGTCGTACCTGGTGATCTTTGAGGTGAAAAGATGGACGCTTCCAATAGGCGATGAACCTTTGTAGTATCTACCAGAGAAAACGGCAAATCTCTCCAGTTTTTTCCTTCCGATCTCTTTTCCGATCTTCACCGTAATGTCTTTGTCGTTTTCTATGAGACTCTCTAGAAAACGATGGTCCTTTAACTCTTCCAGAAGGTGCTTTATATCTTCCAGAGAGAGAGTATCGTCCTTCAGGAGATTTTCAAAGCCAACGTCTATGTACCTTTCCAGTTTTTCGTTCATCACGGATTCTATGAGTTTGAGAATACCGCTTCCTCTGAGAGTTTCTACCTTTCCTGTTAGCACGTCTTCAACTGTTCTTCCCCTCAAAAGGAAGTTCAGCTGTCTTTCTATTTCCTCCCAATTCAAATCGTCATGGATTCTAATGGGAGTGATCTTAGAAATACCGAATTCTGTCAGTATTGAGAAAATAAGGTAATCCTCGGATATCGGTGTGAGGATCACCCTGAGTATTTTCA
This genomic window from Thermotoga sp. SG1 contains:
- the cdd gene encoding cytidine deaminase, which translates into the protein MRPEKLVEMALEVREKAYARYSGFRVGAALLTKSGRVFTGVNVENSSYGLTVCAERVAVFKAVSEGEREFVAIAIASDSLEKTVPCGACRQVLYEFSEDMDVIMADRNGDYEVVKLKDLLPRGFRLGGEEH
- the era gene encoding GTPase Era, with protein sequence MKSGFVALAGKPNVGKSTFINTVLGRKVVIVSDKPQTTRNRINCIYTDKDAQIIFVDTPGIHKPLHRLGEYMVKAAVQALKGVDIVLFILDAADGFTETDEQVAKIVNESRTKTIIAVNKIDVAGEEKAKSVGELAKGMVENAISVHYISALKGIGVFELLDKIKEELPEGPQYYPEDMITDRPLSFMAAEIIREKIFHLTRQEVPHSTAVVIEEIKDRPNGVLYIRANIYVERDSQKGILIGKSGSMIKKIGTLAREEIEFLVGRKVFLDLNVKVKEKWREKDFIILQEIGLKHDIK
- the hrcA gene encoding heat-inducible transcriptional repressor HrcA; this translates as MRRLQNKGEHQRNLNDRQRKVLYCIVKEYIENKKPVSSQRVLEVSNINFSSATIRNDMKKLEYLGYIYQPHTSAGRVPTDKGLRFYYEEMVKISKETEELNLEVDTFRLIPLADPEKILLLAGNLLARLAEGYVLIERPNPRDLKILRVILTPISEDYLIFSILTEFGISKITPIRIHDDLNWEEIERQLNFLLRGRTVEDVLTGKVETLRGSGILKLIESVMNEKLERYIDVGFENLLKDDTLSLEDIKHLLEELKDHRFLESLIENDKDITVKIGKEIGRKKLERFAVFSGRYYKGSSPIGSVHLFTSKITRYDRNHRVFNYVLNRLSEYFTSAARR
- a CDS encoding nucleotide exchange factor GrpE; protein product: MSEKEKKDLSQECEELKEKYRELEEYAKRLKAEYENYREEVAREKRELIKNANEYLISKLIPILDDFERALNQKDHEKSFYDGVKLIYKKLLNTLEKEGLSKIQVGETFDPFEHEAVERVETDDVEEYTILEVLESGYKFHGKVLKPAKVKVAVKPRKKDEEPPDKKE
- a CDS encoding hemolysin family protein produces the protein MEDPVSSMLTLGLEGVLLVVLIYLSNFFSSSETALTLMSKVKIKEFLEKKEEESERESYIHLFNKYLTTILISNNLVNLFASSISTLIFLNLLRGVSEELVAVVSTLFITTVLLIFGEITPKVMARAEPDRIFQRSIGVVRFLTRVFDPVGRLLVKISDGIIALRHGKKISEDLFITEEDIVSIVQVGGEMGVIEQEEERIVKRAFEMKQIAVKEIMTPRVDIVAIEENQTVRDLIELIEDEGYSRIPVYRETIDNIVGVCYAKDVLSILAEKDCEEVKNMKVKDIMRDALYVPETMNIDELLKILKSRKIHIAIVVDEYGGTAGIVTLEDIIEELFGDIMDEYDYDEVSGIKKIGEKTYIVDGSTPINDLEIELRIQFPQTEYETIAGYLLEHFKRIPNVGEEAVIGNLYFKVLAVGKNRIEKIMIKVLEGGGDETGETGGNGSGGSGKGVR
- the dnaJ gene encoding molecular chaperone DnaJ, with translation MKREKKDYYEILGVPRNATQEEIRKAYKKLVKEWHPDRHPENRKEAEQRFKEIQEAYEVLSDPQKRAMYDRFGYVGEQPVYQEAETGSSFFEDVFREFENIFNRDIFDVFFGEESGRRERRKYARRGEDIRYTIEVNLSDLINGTEIPIEYERYETCLRCGGTGVEPDSGYIGCPRCGGTGRIREEKRSFFGYFVSERTCDECGGTGRVPRELCHECGGSGRVLRRVRRTIKIPPNIEDGGHLRISGGGNAGYYGGPYGDLIITVRVKSDSKFRRSGRDLIYDITIDYLQAILGTTVEIPLPEGGTTMLKIPPGTQPETVFRLKGKGLPGEYGRRGDLLVNVHVEIPKNLSREERKILEDLAKRRGIPVA
- the yqeH gene encoding ribosome biogenesis GTPase YqeH, with the protein product MKCPGCGASIQFEDPKKPGYIPREAFEKRLEEGKEILCQRCFRIKHYGKLEPIEYDWDFRNQLKSYLGGFEVVLWVIDIFDFEGTYREDIANLLKGKDVVYVINKLDLLPRAVTVREVKEWVKRRIKAKDPEKIRIVSAEKNHGLKSLVKLLARLTDKALVIGVTNVGKSSLLNKICTHENTISPFPGTTLGILRRKVKGENLYLYDTPGIMTKDRVLDLLDPECQKAILPREELSRKTFKPERNRTIFMGGLCRFDIDYETEKSPIFLLFSSREVTFHETRRERADELMRNRLGDLLKPPCSKARYEDFTWKKEKFILNKGEELAVAGLGWMSVRRGPLTVEVTIPENVKLVIREALVNPNR